In Alosa sapidissima isolate fAloSap1 chromosome 5, fAloSap1.pri, whole genome shotgun sequence, the genomic stretch CCCATCATTCACCCCCTGTCCAGCCCTAGTAACATGTTTTGTGTGACGAGCCTGGACCCTGACACGCTGCCCTCCGTGGCTACCCTGCTCATGGACGTCATGTTTTACTCCGGCGGGTAAGGACCCCTCTCCTGTTTCACATATGGCAGCCACCACAAGCCATCTGCTCACTCCATTAGTTGAGACCGATGCTCTCTGCCTGAGAGCTGGGGAGAAAGGACACTCAGCAGAGAAGGGAGGCTAAGCAAGAAAATGTATCTGATGTTAGTCTAACTTGAGTGCTTCTTTTGTGTTATATCTGATGTTAGTCTAACTTCAGTGCTTCTTTTGTGAAGTGTTGGCCCATGATTGACTGTGAGGGTGGTGACATTGTATGATGATGTGATGATGGTCCTGTGGGCTTGACATTTCCAGGGTGAAAGAGTCAGGAGCATCTGGGGACGATTCTGGACACATCCGATTCTTCTCCTTTTCCCTTATAGAAGGCTACATCTCTCTCGTAATGGATGAACAGACTACTCGAAGGTGAATGTCAGAAGTAGCCATCAGCCATGTTCATTAAGAAGCCTATGGTGGTTCCAGAGATGTTCATTATGTCATGTCTATATTGAACTGAAATatacaaaatgtaaataaaaccctgtgatTATGTGTGATGGGGTGAGACATATTAATGTTTACGCATCATGGCAATAAATTGCCATTGTCAGAACTTTGCTCAATTTATTACATGAATTCAACTTCTGTTCCTTCTCCCAGGTTTCCCAACAATGTCCTTTTTACCAGTGCTTCAGGAGAGCTTTGGAAAATGGTCCGCATCGGAGGTCAACCTTTAGGATTTGGTGAGTAGAAATAATTACTTGGAAGAACTATGATGGTTCTTCTcattgtgcaagtgtgtttttGTTAGTTTTTAGAAAAATAACAAAGCAATAACTTTGGATCTGGTTTTATAGAAATTGTATCTCATAATATTTCAAATGATTTCAAGTACATTTCCATGTTTTTTCTGTGGCCATGTTTCAGATGAATGTGGTATAGTTGCACAGATATCTGAACCTTTGGCAACAGCCGACATTCCAGCCTACTACATTAGTACTTTCAAGTTTGACCATGCCCTTGTAAGTAATACGTCAGCCCTTCTACATCTCCAGAAAATGTCTCATCCAATATTTTTTAAATGCTCTCCACACTTAAGTTTAAAGGTTGTATGTCATAATGGATGTATTTTAGTGCTCTATAATGTTATAAAACATGCATCATCAAAACCTGTATATTTAGCATTTTATACATTCCCATGAAGGAGGGTAAACCGATTAACAGCTACAGTCATTTTGCTTTTGCAAGAGAGTAGTACCTTCCTCACCTTCAACCACCTGACTTTTCTCAGGTCCCAGAAGAGAACATCCAGAGTGTGATCGGAGCCTTGAGGACCAATGAAAGTGCAGGACACTGAAGGTCATGCGAACGGATGACAGTACCATGTCCTTGCTAGCATTGATTTCTCATTATCTCAAACTCTTAAAAGTGCCAAGAGCTTACCATTGGTCTGCTGTGGGTGGGTCGCGGGGTGGGGGGTTTAGAGCAACCTTGGGAGGgcgtctttttttgttgttgctgttgttgttgttgttgttgttgttgttgtcgtcgtGGTCGGGCAATGGTGGGTATAGCGGGTTTGGCTGTAGTTCCGCAATCAGCagtaacggctcccacacacagttgcgtgcgttgcagtgctggagacgcatcccgttcactttacatgggctgaCGTTATCCGTTGcccaactgaattgtgggtccgttgtgTCTCGTTGCTCCCGTCgttcgcgttgagaagttcagctgttgctgcaccgacggacggcaccagccaatcaaattgcgAACAACAGacgcaccagccaatcaaattagttataccttaagtcatttgcatagctaccgtcgggaacacccactggtgtgcgttgacggaacgcaactatGTGCGGGAGCCGTTAGCCCTCCCCTGTTCCGCTTACAGTTACTGTGCCAATATCCACTCCGCTGCTTCCCTCCCGCAGCCATCCCACTGCCTGCCTAAACACTATCCACTTCAGTACGGACCCCCAAGCTAGCgtgactgcagtgtgtgttcCCGCGCGCTCTCATGTTCGATACTCTCCTGCCCCACCCATCATCACATGCCACTTTACCTTGCTAATCAGTCCTGCTGAGAGGCAGACctgtatattttttatatatacatatatatatatctttttctttttttctccctttgaCACACACCTACTCCCAAGACACTgcaaagaacccccccccccctcccccctccctccagggTGTCCGTGGGCCCCTGACTGCCTTTGCCTTTAGTCTTCCTTTAGTCTGGATCATTTCCATCACTGTGTTCTTCACCACTgctcctcccttcccctctgtAACCACAATGTATTAGTAATTGGTCCTCCACATGGATGGGCACAGAATGTACACCGCAATTCCTgagatttctttttttcccttctttgtcttttaatttgattctcTCAGTGCCAAGACACTTTAGACCTAAACAGACACCTTGTCTAAAGCCCAACATTTCTTGAGTGCAATTGAAGGCAATGCTTTTGGGTTGCTCACAGTGACATGAGAGCTTGCGTAGCTCAGAAACCTGGTATGTGTGTTGTCACCATGAGTAGAATAAGCTTCTGTTGTTATGTTCACACGGCGTGATCATTTGTGTGGGAAGGTGAAGCTCTGTCTTGGGCCAGGGGAGGTGAGGCCGCAGGCCTGAGCTTCACACTTCCTTGCCAATTAGCAATGCTGAGATTTAACTTTTTGTATTCAGGTACAATCAATTTCTGTCTgcattgctttttattttttttgagtGGGAGAATTATTTTAACATGGCTTACTTTTAGTGCTTTTTGACTGGTGTTAGAATGATGAAGCTTTTTTATTTAACTAATTTTCTGTTCTATTCATTACTTACATAAAGAGTGCAATTTACTGTACAAACTGGTTTACTCACCTTCTTAGTTTTTAGGAAAAATGTGCCACACTATGTTTCGCCTCTTGCCAGTCCTTACCACAACTGTTGAACTTTGAAAGCTAGTGACACTAGCAAAGAGGAGTGGAGGTGTTGACTGATTGTTTGTTGAATGTTAGTCTCAGTCATGTGTCATGGACACTGGCGTTAGTTTAGGCCTTCAAGCCCCACTGGTCTGCACTTTATTGAAAGGTCTGTCTGAGAGACCTTACTGTtctgatgtaaaaaaaaaaaatgggggaAATTGCCCTTGAAGGAATCTCAAGAAGGTGTTACGTCTGTTGGTCTTAAGCATAGCGGGGTTTTGTTTTACACAGGCTTTCCTCTTCTGTTAGCTTGGATTAGCAGAAACCATGTATTTGTTAGTATTTATCAATGTTAACTTTGAAAAGGGTGACATTTCTGACAATTAAaattctggaaaaaaaaatcagtctgtAGTGTTTGGCTTGGAAAGCCTGTTgctttgtgtatttgttttcttttggttGTAACCTGATGCAATTTGCTGCTAGAGTGGGATTTAATGTACTGATCCTGAGAGCTCCGCAAATACACAAGACTACATACTGGCTCAGAATATGGCTGCCTAAGATCTATACCTAAGTATTTCACCTTTTTGAATGGAACTAGTGGCTCATGAAAGCTCTGTCTAAAGTACCATTGGTCTATGGACATCTTTCACAAGatatttcaaacatttcactaTTATTATATAAAGACGTGTACTTCAGTTTCGGTAGCCTAACATTCTCATTTGCCACTGATATGTTCTTTTTTCCCAGAAAGAATGTATCTTGTTTTATGGACATAAAACAATCAGACTTTGGTCTGCAAATAGACTTTGGTACAAATAAAGCATGAACTCTTTTCTGAAGGGCTTTGCGATTTATATGTTTGATACAACAGAAAGACATTTTATGCCTCAACTGGAGATAGATGCCCATATCCATGTCTTCTACTTCCCATCTATCTCACCACAGACCTCTACTGTACCAAATCCACAGCTCATTCAAGTAGTGACACTTACGTTATGGCTTTTCAGTAGCAGGACAGACATGACTAGAAATATGGTTGTTCATTATCTTACTTGCCTCAAAGATGATAAACACAAACTTTGTACAATAtgcatagataaaaaaaaaaaaaagtcaccacTGAACACTGAgatttaaaggagaaattcTAAAACACTGACATGTTGTACACATTATATAATTTGACATATGTTCACATGACGATCATTTGTTGAGCTGCCCAACCAACTTGCCTTGGGGAAAATAGTTATTGTCTGTGCAAAAATAAAAACCTTCTTCTAGGTTAACAGTTCTTATTAAGTGTTCTGATAGTGGATCCATGATCACACTACACAGTAAGTTTTTGAAACAAGGCGTATCCAACATGCTGAAGTGCTGACTTGTGCTCTGCATGCTTCAGAAGGACGGATATATAATATGGAAGCCATGTTGGGCGGGATGTCGTTCTGTCCAGCCAGATTCTAGACGGCCACAGTGAACAGAAGCTGCCAAGAAAGCCAGGGGGTTAAGAAAACAAGACTGATCACCGTAGAGAGCGCTCCATGTCTCCTCACTTAGATCAGAGATTTGACCATGGCCACCATGTGATCTACACCACATGCCACGTCCACCACGTGTCCTGGTACAGTCACCTGAAGGGCAACGATATACAATTAATTTCGTCAATATGTTGTTCATAGTTCACAAATTACACTCCAAGCAGATTTTGTCAGAACATCTCTCAATCAGCAATAACTCAGTTGAAACAGTACAAATACAATGTTCCTCAATATTGCTATGAATTTGGTTAACCAGGGCTAGTTTTAATCACAGCACCAGAAATTGGATCAATATGGTAAAGGCAGTGAACCTGTAATGCCCTTGATACCAAACAGGCAAACTGCTCCTTTATACTTGTACTTTGCACTGAACTTACCCGCCATGGAAAATACTGATCATCTGGCCTTCCAATACCCAAGCATCCTCTGACATTCTTTCCCCATACAAAAAGCTCACCGTGGCCTGCATAAACAGAACAATACACATAACTCACTCTGGACGTAAAGCCATCACAAATCAGCATCAAAATAATTGTGTAAAGGAACATACTTGTGATTGCAGCAAAATGATTCAATCCGCAATGGACGCGTGTGACCTTGACATCAGGATTAAACTCTGATTGGCCAAAGAGAGTTGGCGGAAGCTTCTCAGGGGTTGAGGACTCTGAGAGATTAGGACCCTTTCCAAGAATCCCAAACCCCCATACAAACACCTCGCCTTCATCTGCAATAACAAAACCCATATTTGTGGCACTTGACTGCTAGTTGTAGAACACAATAAGGGTCCTGAACGCTATAGTCTCTGCCCAGGGGCGTATTCCAAGAACATGGTTTAGTGATAAACCTGGCTACATTAACTCAGATTTCCTAGTAGAAGGAAGAAATGTTAAGGGCCCAAGGCTCTTGTACTAGGAGGCTTACTGCTAACCCTAACTTATGTTTCCCCAAGTTTGTCAATATACCATGTACTTGGAATCCCCTGTGGGTCTATAAGGTCAGTAAGATAAACACCTTATTGGTCCTGTCTGTGAGACCACACAGCACAGTTTAAATACACATGCAGTCACtgacaaaagtattggcacccctttAGAAATGTTGGTTTTTAAGCATGATACACACACTTTTGGAGTTGAGCTATTGAAATGGTcctggtgtgtttgtttaccaCTTGGTTTGTCGTGTAAACACTGAGTAAAGAAAGGCTTTTGTGCACCATGACAAAAGAGAGCAAACAGACCCTTACCATTTAGTACGGCCACTTGGGTCCCACCACACGCGGCCTGCTGCACCCTGCCGACCCCCTCCAGAGGAAGCAGCCTTGGAGAGCTTATCTGGGAGTATAaacaacccccacacacacacatataagcttCTGATAAGACCAAGTTGTTGTTTATCGGTACCTTCACAATCAAGTCCAGCATTAGGCCTCACCTGAGTGCTCTCCGTGACAGAGGCCAGCTGTAGGTATTCAGAGTTCCCCCAACCGAAGAGCTGGCCGTTTGTGGACACGGCAAGGCTGCAATCTCCATAAGAGGCCACCTGCTGGACCTTCACCCCCGCCAGGTCTCCCGTCACCATGACAGGACAAGAGGCTTTGTCGTAGTGACCCAGGCCTGATGACAAGAATCTCTGTTTAGTAGGGGTGTAAAGGTACACGTAATCCTACCGAACCATTTAGGTACAAGATGTGaggttcaatacagatgtgtacCGAATGTACCAAATGCAGTCTTCAGTAATCAACAGCAGGCTTTTTATGCTTGTGGAGCATGTTTCAAATTGgagttcccacacaaacatattaagtGGTGGACCATATCTCATATAGTTTAGTTAATTGACATCAAAAAACCTTTTCAAAATACCATTCCCATTCCGTATCAGCAATATTGTCAGAGTATTTTAGGCTTATTGTACCAAGGTATACACCGAACCATGGTttttgtgtaccgttacactACTGTTTAGTGAAGGAAGAGTGTAATAAAATCCTtggcaaaagtgtgtgtgtgtatttgttcagCTGTAGAGCTACCTGTCTGTCCATCAGCTCCCCATCCACAGGCATATACTGTTCCTGTCTCTGATAGGAAAAGGCTGTGGTCCTGTCCACAGGCTACCTAAacaacatagatagatagatagatagatagatagatagatagatagatagatagagatactttattgatccccaggggaaattcaagaaatacaTACAGACATGGACTCATTTAAATGCAAAAGAGGACCACAAAACAGCATTGAGTACAGACAACAGCCAAGACAGGACTGACCTGGATGATTTTGCTGTCAAAGCCCTCAATATTGTGTACTGTGTGACTCCCACTGTAAGAAAGAGTGTCCAAGAGAGTTAGAGCTGTGAGCCATACAAGAGTAGATAGACCAAACATGAGTGGATAGATAAGACAACCATTTGCATTTGTAATTCAATCTCAGTATATATGGTAGAGATTTTACCTATAGACTTCATCTTCAATAATCTTCCTTCCACACTGTCCATATGCATTATTTCCCATGCTGAACactacaatggtaaaaaaagaatCAATGAGGAAGGAAGGGCCCCAGAGAAAAGGATGCTGACCACCTTtatgactgaaaaaaaaaagcctataAATCCAGCTGTCAACACCTCAAATGATAAATGTGTCTTCACTGGCACAATCTCATTCCTCACCTCCCTCTGAATCTGTGAGTACCAAAGAGTGCGCACGGCCACAGGACACTTGGACCACCCGCGTCTCTTGAGGCTTGGCTAGCGGCAGAGCTACAGGTGCAGGCTCTAGCACGTAGTCATAGCTCTTATCTGTGAAGTATTACAGGAGCAAGGACAACAGATGGGTCCAACGCTTAGTCATAAtttagaatgttttttttcttctttcagaAATGCATGAGAATGTTAGTGCATAAGAATGTTGTTCTTACATTTGTCATGTTGTGTACGCTGATATCCTAGTTGAGAGTCTTTATTCAGCCCCATTCCCCACAGTTTTATGACATCTGGCGTGGAGGACGCCAACAAAGTGAAGCCATACCCACATGCTGCTGAGGATATCTGCCCATACAAGTACACATTTGTCAATAActaactaacaaacaaacaagtttaGTCACTATAGCATGGTCTTGTTAAGAGAAAGATGGCATAGCCTACCTTCTCTGCTGTATCTAAACGGTAAGGTGTCAGCTGATATTTTCGAGGTCTTTTCCTACCACTGTCTGGGACCACAAAACTAGGTATACCCAGAGCTCCCGTGTAACTGAATCCCCAAACAAACACTTTATCATTGGGCTTTCTGTTTTGGCCGACGTACTGGAAAACTGGTTTGTCGATGTTCGTCTCCCTTCTCTTTGGCACACTGCTAGGTTTTGAGTAACCTCGGCAGTTCAGAGGAAACCTCTGGCGAACAAACACACGAATGCAGACCAGAGCCATCGCCTCAAAGTCCTGCAGAATGAAGAAAATGAATCAGAGCATAGACTTAATCATAGGAGTTATGTTGCATCTACATTCACATTATTAGAGGGTTTGCAGTACATTCACATTATTAGAGGGTTTCTTCAAATTCAGTTTTGCATCAATACTTTACGCAGACTTAAAAAGGACTTTGATATCAAAAGGTGACAGACTGCCTCTAGCCAGCGAGATGCTTATGACACTGCCGCGCATTTTGAGACGCATTCTTAGTGTTTCAGGCAAGCAACTTACGACCATCAGTCAGTTGTATTAATCACAAGGCTTAAAAACAGAAACACGTATGTAAAATGAGTTGAATGAAATCACTGGATGGCATCTGCAGGATGCTCACTGCAGTTGTCACTGGAAGTTAGCCAGCGAGCTAAAACAGCTGAGACGAACGGCTACAGTTAGGTTCATCTCATCCAACAAGTAATGTTAGACTACTCACGATTTGCAGTGAAATATGCTCTCAGAGAAAGTCCAGAACACAACGGTGTCTACGTAAATACAACTACATTTCAATCTGGTGATATATCACCAGATGTAAACATCTCTGTGCCATGTTCATCATGGAGGCTGCCATGACAGTGTCCTCGTGACAATTTGAATTCTGACCTTTCTGAAAGAGACCAATTTTTGTTGCCTCTAGGGGGCATCATAGGCCTTGTGTAGCCCACTCAGGCCACAGAGATGAAAACAGGACACCAGTTGAATTTGATATAGGTTTACAATCTAAGTTGTGAAGTCAGAatagtgtctatgtgtgtgtggagaacatTTGTATCAACTATTTTTGTCATGTTCAAAGTAAATGACTTGGTCAATCCATACATTGTAATTTGACAAGTGGAAATTTATTTCAAGCATCGTAAATAGCTTATCGAGGTACAGAAAACCAACCagcacaatatatatatatatatatatatatatatatatatattttatttttttttattttttaggcaGATAATAAGCTCTCAGAAGTTAGACAATAGACAAATGGAATATCTGAACATAGGCTACTTGTAGGCTACTaatatctctccctttctatgAAAGTTCAATACACTGCTACAAGGAGGACAGCTTTCTATTGAGCACGAATATTCTCTCCCTTTCTAGAAAAGTTCAACACTGTTACAAAGAGGACAGCTCTCTATTGAGCACGAATATTCTCTCCCTTTCTAGAAAAGTTCAACACTGTTACAAGGAGGACAGCTTTCTATTGAGCActaatattctctctctctatgaaaGTTCAATACACTGTTATACAATAAGGGCAGCTCTGTGTTGAGTATACAAAGGTGACACAGGATGTGCAATGAGGGTGCCAGATGCAGCTCAGCGAGCAGTGCGGATGCTGATCTTCTTGCATGTGTTCTCAGTACATCGCTCCATGATGAGTTCTGCGCTGGGCCGCGGGGGGACGATTGGCGTCTTGTGGTCATAATCGCCCTGTGGTCTCAGTGTGGCGATGTTATCTGCAAAAATAGCCAGACTCATAATTATGATATTACCTGACTGAGTGGGAGTGGTCTTGGTAAAGGATATCGTCACAGCTGTAATTCAGCCATAAGTAGGTTATATATACGTAGGGGCAAACATACCTAGAACATACCTTTCTGGGGCTttctctccagcagaggggaCTTTCTGGAGCTCCTGTGTCTGCGAAGCTGAGGGGAGTTGCTCCTGCGCTGCTGTATGTAACGACGACTATTCTTGCGGTAAGCGTCTTGGCTGATTTTTTGCCGTCCTTGTGCATGAATGCTGTTAATGTTGCGAATGGTTGTTCTGcagacaaatgcatatgattaCATGAATCAgtattgtgtatatatgtgttgaAGAGTACAAACGATGTGAATAAGAAACAGTCTGCCAGGCACAGTGGAGTCAAATGAATGAGAAGAGAGGTTGGCCCATAGCTACCTCCTGGGTGGTGGCGTCTTCCGCTGAACAACGCTTTTTTCGGCATCAGTTTCTTTTCCCTCCTCAGTCTTATGTAAGAACATAGATGGGTAATATCCTGTTTCCACCCCCTTCCTGCAAGTGAACAGGGTGAAACTGAATGAGTTTCCAAATCGCTGCACATATAATGTACTGTTATCTGTTGACAAAATGTTCTCTGGGAGGGTGATAATTTTATTAAGATGCAAAGATATTTCTTACCTGACCACCCACCACCCATCTAGGAGTTTGTGGATGACTTCAATGATCTCTCCAGACTCAAGAGTGACCTCATCCTTCTCTACTGCTTTGTAGGCTTTGGTGGTTATGTAAAGCTCTCCTGTGGGTCAGACGTATTCAGAATCAGTGTCACTATGAGTAAAACATATAATGGGTCTGTTTCCAACACATAAGCCTAGTCCTAGATTTTCATTGAATATTTTTTAATCTTTTATAGGAATAGGCTTAATCATGTATGGGAATCCAGCTCATGGTCTATGTGTTCTAAGTCTAAGTTCTATGTGTTTTAAACACACCTGCATAGTTAGGCTCTGGCTCCTCAGACTCATCTGGGCCATCAAGGGGCTCCAGATAGGAGGCTGGTATCCAGCCACGCTGGGCCTCACAATGGCAGAACCACCAACCTACACAAAGCAAAAGAGTATAAGAGGGGACAGACTTCTTGTGTCATGGTTAATTTCataaacattattttaatgtatgcttaaagctgcagttggcaagtctgacagattgaggggacttagccaaaattttgaatgtttacaactctcatgcccctcccccactaccaccgagcaccctctcatcgagtttgtgcttctcagtgcacaccagactgtgattgacagtcagatctcacacagccctgctctgattggaccagaagaaccgggagctgtggatttttgcaaaacaaataacaggctctaggtggaggtagaagtgcggggttttttttctaaaaccgactgatttatgttgttctgtcggagcatagtgtcggtttcagtgaatatgatcaaaaatatCTTGCCAGCTGCAGCTTTAACTTGACTAGTCCGTTAATCCAAGATAAATATGTGTTGTATTTTAGGGCATGAAGAGCTCTGACAAgtttgcagaaaaaaaaaaacatgtaccaTTAGGACATTTCTCCACTATCTCCACCAAGTCTCCTGCCTTCAGGTTGAGTTCGTATTTGGAACTTTTGCTGTAGTCTGCAATCACCCGGTAGCTGTCAAGCATGATTGGACCAGTAATTTCTAAATAGAGGATATAAGTAAACAGTTTAGATGTCACCATAGCAGTGGATGCTGGAAAAAGCTGTTACAAAACATCTTTGAACAGtcaaaatgacataaaaaaAGAGATCATACCAGAGGTGTTGCTTCTAGGGCGACCTTTTGACATTACATAGGTTTCGTTTCTTTTGAACCTGAATAAAAGAAATGAACATGTCAGGATCCACAGAGGAGAGTCCTGCTGTAGTATGCATCCATGGATAACTAaagccatccttacaccagaagactttgacaagatttgggaaagattcttgaaagattgtagtcttttgagtaaagcttgaatggggggggggggcattagttaaaagactctaATGTAAAATAGCATAAACAGAGAAATGTACACACGGGTGTGGCGCAGGGGGAGTCTCATCCTCGGGTCGGACTCTGAAGAAATCTCGAACCATCTTACACTGTGAGATCTTCGCTTCGAGGTGGATGAGAGCGGTGCAGTACTCAGTCAAGGTGCCCTGTCTGGTTTCTGTGTTCTTATAGTTGTCCAACCACTTTGGTGCTGAATACAGAAGACAAAATTGGAAAAGAAATATAAGATGTATTCAGGCATTAAATCACAAACAGTGAACATTAACACGCTTGCAGGGTTATGCGTATCAAAATATATTACTGAGAGATGTATCAATGCATGTCCACCTCCATGTTTGACTGCATCAAAACTCTCAGTGACTCAGAAGGTTAAAAGTTCTCCAAGTTGTGAGTGTGTTGCATCGAGGTGACAGGCCATATAAGGCATGTAACATCGCAGTTGTCCCTcaacaggggcagccgtggcccactgtcCCACTGACAGgtctttacatttacatttactgaattagcagacgcttttatcaaAAGTGACTTAC encodes the following:
- the rcc1l gene encoding RCC1-like G exchanging factor-like protein, coding for MALVCIRVFVRQRFPLNCRGYSKPSSVPKRRETNIDKPVFQYVGQNRKPNDKVFVWGFSYTGALGIPSFVVPDSGRKRPRKYQLTPYRLDTAEKISSAACGYGFTLLASSTPDVIKLWGMGLNKDSQLGYQRTQHDKYKSYDYVLEPAPVALPLAKPQETRVVQVSCGRAHSLVLTDSEGVFSMGNNAYGQCGRKIIEDEVYSGSHTVHNIEGFDSKIIQVACGQDHSLFLSETGTVYACGWGADGQTGLGHYDKASCPVMVTGDLAGVKVQQVASYGDCSLAVSTNGQLFGWGNSEYLQLASVTESTQISSPRLLPLEGVGRVQQAACGGTQVAVLNDEGEVFVWGFGILGKGPNLSESSTPEKLPPTLFGQSEFNPDVKVTRVHCGLNHFAAITSHGELFVWGKNVRGCLGIGRPDDQYFPWRVTVPGHVVDVACGVDHMVAMVKSLI
- the ncf1 gene encoding neutrophil cytosol factor 1 isoform X1, whose product is MEQLYIRHVELLGFEKRFFPSQHYVYMILVKWSDQSEKLIYRRYPEIHEFHKTLKEMFPIEAGQIDAKDRKIPSLPAPKWLDNYKNTETRQGTLTEYCTALIHLEAKISQCKMVRDFFRVRPEDETPPAPHPFKRNETYVMSKGRPRSNTSEITGPIMLDSYRVIADYSKSSKYELNLKAGDLVEIVEKCPNGWWFCHCEAQRGWIPASYLEPLDGPDESEEPEPNYAGELYITTKAYKAVEKDEVTLESGEIIEVIHKLLDGWWVVRKGVETGYYPSMFLHKTEEGKETDAEKSVVQRKTPPPRRTTIRNINSIHAQGRQKISQDAYRKNSRRYIQQRRSNSPQLRRHRSSRKSPLLERKPQKDNIATLRPQGDYDHKTPIVPPRPSAELIMERCTENTCKKISIRTAR
- the ncf1 gene encoding neutrophil cytosol factor 1 isoform X2, translating into MEQLYIRHVELLGFEKRFFPSQHYVYMILVKWSDQSEKLIYRRYPEIHEFHKTLKEMFPIEAGQIDAKDRKIPSLPAPKWLDNYKNTETRQGTLTEYCTALIHLEAKISQCKMVRDFFRVRPEDETPPAPHPFKRNETYVMSKGRPRSNTSEITGPIMLDSYRVIADYSKSSKYELNLKAGDLVEIVEKCPNGWWFCHCEAQRGWIPASYLEPLDGPDESEEPEPNYAGELYITTKAYKAVEKDEVTLESGEIIEVIHKLLDGWWVVRKGVETGYYPSMFLHKTEEGKETDAEKSVVQRKTPPPRRTTIRNINSIHAQGRQKISQDAYRKNSRRYIQQRRSNSPQLRRHRSSRKSPLLERKPQKGMF